The following proteins are co-located in the Pedobacter sp. FW305-3-2-15-E-R2A2 genome:
- a CDS encoding amylo-alpha-1,6-glucosidase, which produces MDELDWQLVRRAEEAAVEVLRYNSIGPYDGLPRTAGWGYPEPYTRDLLISVLGIVLSGDRSLLASVRNVLESLAKNQSPHGHISSLVHDKEDRGASDTTPLFLLATGIFRQCSDEPGFLEPAVLLALTWMEYQRPTDGGLIAQQPTSDWRDEQWVPGYGLFVNTLMYAVYRIFNEHKKAEEILREMNRFSIRQKVQHHYVHEGLALKHKPYYALWSYKVYSSERFDLLGNSMAVLFGMAKLSRGRKMMRWLEGECAAMRRAGLLGPELAPNFFPFIKPDDPDWLPRYEHFNLPGTYHNGGIWPFVCGFHIAALVAVGAFRLAEAQLMELTRMIKRSADKTKNLEFGFNEWLLAKDGQPAGQDWQSWSAAMYLYAARCVKDKKTPFFGEMRKFKG; this is translated from the coding sequence ATGGATGAGTTAGACTGGCAATTGGTTAGAAGGGCAGAAGAGGCCGCTGTTGAGGTTTTGCGCTACAACTCGATCGGTCCATATGATGGGCTTCCCCGAACGGCAGGATGGGGATATCCGGAGCCGTATACCCGGGATCTGTTGATTTCGGTTTTGGGAATTGTGCTGAGCGGAGACAGATCGCTGCTCGCAAGTGTCCGGAACGTACTGGAATCACTGGCAAAAAACCAAAGTCCTCATGGCCATATTTCTTCGCTGGTTCATGATAAAGAAGACAGGGGCGCAAGTGATACCACACCTTTATTTTTACTGGCGACCGGAATTTTCAGACAATGCTCGGATGAGCCCGGGTTTTTGGAACCTGCAGTTCTGCTGGCATTGACCTGGATGGAATATCAGCGGCCTACAGATGGAGGTCTGATTGCCCAGCAGCCAACGAGTGACTGGAGGGATGAACAGTGGGTGCCGGGATATGGTTTGTTTGTCAACACTTTGATGTATGCGGTGTACCGCATTTTTAATGAGCATAAAAAAGCGGAAGAAATCCTGCGGGAAATGAACAGGTTTAGCATCCGCCAGAAAGTACAGCACCATTATGTTCATGAAGGCCTGGCCTTAAAGCACAAACCCTATTATGCGCTATGGTCTTATAAAGTGTATAGCAGCGAACGTTTTGATCTTTTGGGGAACAGTATGGCGGTTTTATTTGGGATGGCTAAATTGTCAAGAGGAAGGAAGATGATGAGGTGGCTGGAAGGGGAATGTGCGGCAATGAGGAGAGCTGGATTGCTTGGTCCTGAACTTGCTCCGAACTTCTTTCCTTTTATTAAACCTGACGATCCGGATTGGCTTCCCCGTTATGAGCATTTTAACCTTCCGGGAACCTACCATAACGGAGGGATCTGGCCTTTTGTCTGCGGATTTCATATTGCAGCCCTGGTGGCGGTAGGTGCCTTTCGGTTAGCGGAAGCACAACTGATGGAACTGACCCGGATGATTAAAAGATCTGCTGATAAAACGAAAAACCTGGAATTCGGTTTCAATGAATGGTTATTGGCTAAAGATGGGCAACCTGCCGGACAGGATTGGCAAAGCTGGAGCGCAGCGATGTACCTCTATGCAGCGCGATGTGTGAAAGATAAAAAAACACCTTTTTTCGGGGAAATGAGAAAGTTCAAGGGATAA
- a CDS encoding glycosyltransferase family 4 protein, with protein sequence MKVLVLFDYPSSPGGLSTQGDLLYRGLMEAGVETQAVHFRSSQEKEWYYRWFKPDLAVGVGYWGYTPQLVLHPGQFGILPLPWLVADGYIANHQQALNELPLILVTSQWVKEMYVRDGIRAEIIEVLPVGCDTDAFNPKGQQEEKVRVLRESFGIHPDQLMILTAGGDATSKGAQEVMHALARIDNVVPDWKYVCKVWPQQRTQIQNIADLKLANELGISSKVFYSTGINSRNFMPYLLAACDIYAAPSRLEGFGMIQVEAGACEKPVIGINAMGMLDTLIHGETALLANVATKIVTNEVVIPDECDLQQECKVIFDHPRTVDYRANVQDISRYLQELMTDENLRVTMGKAARKHVTANFDYRVVAKRFIEIVNEKLGIY encoded by the coding sequence ATGAAGGTCTTGGTGTTGTTTGATTATCCGTCTTCGCCAGGTGGACTCTCCACTCAGGGAGATTTGTTGTACAGAGGTTTAATGGAAGCAGGAGTAGAAACGCAAGCCGTTCATTTTCGATCTTCGCAGGAAAAGGAATGGTATTACCGATGGTTTAAACCGGATCTCGCGGTCGGGGTTGGCTATTGGGGATACACACCGCAATTGGTTCTTCATCCCGGTCAGTTTGGGATATTACCGTTGCCCTGGCTGGTAGCCGATGGTTACATTGCAAACCATCAGCAGGCCCTGAATGAATTGCCACTGATATTGGTGACCTCCCAATGGGTAAAGGAAATGTATGTTCGTGATGGGATCCGCGCCGAAATTATTGAAGTACTTCCGGTAGGCTGTGATACAGATGCTTTTAATCCCAAAGGTCAACAGGAAGAGAAAGTCCGGGTCCTGAGGGAGTCATTTGGGATCCATCCGGATCAGTTGATGATCCTGACTGCCGGTGGAGATGCCACTTCAAAAGGGGCCCAGGAAGTAATGCATGCGCTCGCCCGGATTGACAATGTGGTGCCCGATTGGAAATATGTGTGTAAGGTCTGGCCACAGCAAAGAACGCAGATCCAGAATATTGCAGATCTGAAACTGGCAAACGAATTGGGGATCAGTAGTAAGGTTTTTTATTCAACAGGGATTAATTCCAGAAATTTTATGCCTTATCTGCTCGCAGCCTGTGATATTTATGCCGCACCGTCTAGGCTGGAAGGCTTTGGAATGATCCAGGTAGAAGCAGGAGCTTGCGAAAAACCGGTCATTGGAATTAATGCAATGGGAATGTTGGATACGTTGATTCATGGGGAGACGGCATTGCTGGCAAATGTTGCTACAAAAATTGTGACGAATGAAGTGGTTATTCCGGATGAATGTGATCTTCAACAAGAATGTAAAGTGATTTTTGATCATCCCAGAACCGTTGATTACCGGGCGAATGTTCAGGACATTTCCAGGTACTTACAGGAACTGATGACTGATGAAAATCTGAGGGTAACCATGGGGAAAGCGGCAAGAAAACATGTCACAGCAAATTTTGATTACCGGGTTGTAGCGAAACGCTTTATAGAAATTGTAAACGAAAAACTAGGGATTTATTGA
- a CDS encoding YncE family protein — MKNLLYLSGILWMTGLGFQPSSDTIRVEKTYSELVFEETRTLPSSSGVKSVLFNPEGTKLYALNLEGGSIYEFSQSEKKISREILFQRTKTSGLDYATGHSIASFAEKPVEACFLNKTLWVSLHNAGGIIPIFPDTLALNKDNLKIAYTKAVVIDLEKQRRDTIGLPLIKTGKTPKVIAATADRSHLLVSNWSAKTIAILKLNDTLAPYGRKIASLKMPATPRGIATDSKSDRSYVAIMGSNKIMVIHNRSWKVERTFVVPLNPRHILTATSDRLFVSFNAGSQIACINAKTGKVLFKAKTGLQPRTIALSENQQFLFVTCYKGNTLEVFKINPDHFQKIYTLRCTGKPVGLAIHENDKQLEAWVGNYMGGNLKIFTFKKVR, encoded by the coding sequence TTGAAAAACCTTTTGTATCTCAGCGGAATTTTATGGATGACCGGACTTGGTTTCCAACCGTCATCAGACACCATCAGGGTAGAAAAAACGTATTCAGAATTAGTTTTTGAAGAAACAAGAACCCTACCTTCTTCATCAGGCGTGAAATCAGTATTGTTCAATCCCGAAGGAACAAAATTATACGCACTTAACCTGGAAGGTGGCAGCATTTATGAATTTAGTCAATCAGAAAAAAAGATCAGCAGGGAGATTTTGTTTCAACGAACCAAGACCAGTGGACTGGATTACGCGACAGGTCATTCCATTGCTTCTTTTGCCGAAAAACCCGTTGAAGCCTGCTTCCTCAATAAGACTTTATGGGTTTCTTTACACAATGCCGGAGGCATCATTCCCATCTTTCCCGATACACTGGCTTTAAACAAAGACAACCTGAAGATCGCTTACACAAAAGCCGTGGTAATTGACCTGGAAAAACAACGCAGGGACACCATCGGACTTCCGCTGATTAAAACCGGAAAAACGCCAAAAGTGATTGCAGCAACTGCAGACCGAAGTCACCTGCTGGTGAGTAACTGGAGTGCTAAAACCATTGCAATATTAAAATTGAATGATACGCTTGCTCCCTATGGAAGAAAGATAGCCAGTTTAAAAATGCCCGCCACCCCCAGAGGGATTGCAACCGACAGTAAAAGTGACAGATCCTACGTTGCGATCATGGGGAGCAATAAAATCATGGTCATTCATAACCGCAGCTGGAAAGTGGAAAGAACATTTGTCGTGCCTTTAAACCCGAGGCATATTTTAACGGCTACTTCCGACCGCTTATTTGTCTCTTTCAATGCGGGGTCTCAAATCGCCTGTATAAATGCAAAAACAGGAAAAGTCCTGTTTAAGGCAAAAACCGGGTTACAACCCAGAACAATTGCACTTTCCGAAAATCAGCAGTTTCTTTTTGTCACCTGCTATAAAGGGAACACCCTCGAGGTGTTTAAGATCAATCCTGATCATTTCCAAAAGATCTATACCCTCAGGTGTACAGGTAAACCCGTCGGACTGGCGATTCATGAAAATGACAAACAACTGGAAGCCTGGGTGGGGAATTATATGGGCGGGAACCTGAAAATATTTACTTTTAAAAAAGTCCGTTAA